One window from the genome of Parasteatoda tepidariorum isolate YZ-2023 chromosome 8, CAS_Ptep_4.0, whole genome shotgun sequence encodes:
- the LOC107455134 gene encoding FAST kinase domain-containing protein 4 → MSSRMSSILLKRNQYKFIITSLHLRCKFFSSYADTNQQQNLNQTIQVSKRLKPFIGQTVKEILSEVDSKYTTASESITFLKALRIHTMFNKVPPETFTNDPKFNLLCDVFQKNCDSLNLNLLISGLRSLLEVGMPSHSQCVISAETQILNNCSELNTLNLITCLNFQQNFLDSDLQKKVKIALEEELVKKLSQVATPAEVLLLSNIFHSLDKNHSKAVELKIIELVPSLNVHEMCKIIVSFAQHSNRNTAILNAIAFHLRQKKELPDVKETVDILYAFKKLNYVEVRFLPYLLHAAAHEVPKITQPSLISGILVTCGHLKWKNVELLDACTEWIKKNFNACRNREFIAFILATASLYHHNAKTKEVIELILPFITPEKIESSNVLLDVAWSLSIFDMLPKDLLLHVLSAGFYKPLLDVPDPQVQITNKLKLMNLKGVLKVKYPEHIFGCDLYLEPIKLKDSSDIENGRRHVIKVLSNFVPTEKCLCTNQTNDMGIFIDAEFIMDKNKKPLSLAEYGVIAQTPKKSKLLPSGAQRIALLVMFHKDYVQNSGNLTGVNILAAKLLTHLGYAVVQILYDDLIRNRTELQKAKHLMQKITTAIQNTKRGNV, encoded by the exons atgtCAAGTCGTATGTCTTCAATTTTACTTAAGcgtaatcaatataaatttattatcacttCTTTACACCTCCGATGTAAATTCTTTTCGTCATATGCTGATACAAATcagcaacaaaatttaaaccaaacaaTACAAGTTTCAAAACGTCTTAAACCGTTCATTGGCCAGACAGTGAAAGAAATACTTTCTGAGGTGGATTCAAAATACACAACCGCTTCTGAATCGATAACTTTTCTTAAGGCCTTAAGAATCCATACAATGTTTAACAAAGTTCCTCCTGAGACTTTCACCAATGAtccgaaatttaatttattatgtgacgtttttcaaaaaaactgtgattctttaaatttaaacctaCTAATATCAGGTCTCCGTAGTTTATTAGAAGTAGGAATGCCATCTCACTCCCAGTGTGTTATAAGTGctgaaacacaaattttaaataactgctCTGAGCTgaacactttaaatttaattacatgtctaaattttcaacaaaattttctggACTCTGATTTACAAAAGAAAGTTAAGATTGCCCTAGAGGAAGAACTAGTCAAGAAATTATCGCAAGTCGCTACTCCAGCAGAAGTTTTACTTCTCTCTAATATCTTTCACTCATTAGACAAGAATCACTCAAAGGCAGTTGAACTGAAGATTATAGAGCTAGTGCCTTCATTAAATGTTCATGAAATGTGTAAGATAATTGTTTCATTTGCTCAGCATTCAAACCGAAATACTGCTATCTTAAATGCCATAGCTTTTCACTTGAGACAAAAGAAGGAGCTACCAGATGTTAAAGAAACAGTCGACATACTTTATGCTTTCAAGAAACTAAATTATGTTGAAGTTAGATTTTTACCCTATCTATTGCATGCCGCTGCCCATGAAGTTCCAAAAATCACCCAGCCTTCATTGATATCTGGAATTCTAGTAACATGTGGACATTTGAAGTGGAAAAATGTtg AGTTATTGGATGCTTGTACAGAAtggataaagaaaaattttaatgcttgtcGTAATCGAGAGTTTATTGCTTTCATCTTAGCCACTGCTTCTCTGTATCATCATAATGCAAAAACTAAGGAAGTCATTGAACTGATATTACCTTTTATTACTCCTGAAAAAATTGAGTCTTCAAATGTTTTGTTAGATGTTGCATGGTCATTAAGTATTTTTGATATGTTACCAAAGGATCTTCTGCTCCATGTGTTATCTGCTGGTTTTTATAAACCTTTATTAG ATGTGCCTGATCCTCAAGTTCAAATCACTAATAAGCTTAAGCTGATGAATTTAAAAGGAGTTTTAAAAGTGAAGTATCCTGAACACATATTTGGATGTGATCTTTACTTAGAACCTATAAAA CTAAAAGATAGTTCTGATATTGAAAATGGTAGGAGGCATGTGATTAAGGTTTTGAGCAATTTTGTTCCAACAGAGAAATGTTTGTGCACCAATCAAACTAACGATATGGGCATTTTTATAG aTGCAGAGTTTAttatggataaaaataaaaaaccattatCTTTAGCTGAATATGGTGTGATAGCTCAGACTCCAAAAAAATCTAAGTTGTTACCCTCAGGAGCTCAaag aATAGCACTTTTAGTAATGTTCCATAAAGACTATGTACAAAACTCTGGAAACTTAACTGGAGTAAATATTCTAGCAGCAAAATTATTAACTCATCTAGGTTATGCAGTTGTACaa